From one Peredibacter starrii genomic stretch:
- a CDS encoding GFA family protein: protein MTKLKGTCYCGNIHLTLTLSEPADAYHPRACDCDFCQKQNISYISDPKGTLSFEFKNQVGHFRQGSESAEFLFCKHCSFVVGVTYQEDDVLYGAVNSEVINGRFGEKVTASPKKLSKIEKTTRWKQVWFSNVSLRAQV, encoded by the coding sequence ATGACGAAATTAAAGGGTACTTGCTACTGCGGTAATATTCATCTGACTTTGACACTCTCTGAACCAGCTGATGCCTATCATCCAAGGGCCTGTGATTGTGATTTCTGTCAAAAGCAGAACATCTCTTATATCTCTGATCCGAAGGGGACACTAAGTTTTGAATTCAAAAACCAAGTAGGGCATTTTCGGCAAGGAAGTGAGAGTGCTGAGTTTCTGTTTTGTAAGCACTGCAGTTTTGTCGTTGGAGTGACTTATCAAGAAGATGACGTCCTTTACGGAGCGGTCAATAGTGAAGTTATAAATGGAAGGTTTGGTGAAAAGGTCACGGCCTCACCCAAAAAACTAAGTAAGATTGAGAAGACTACTCGTTGGAAACAAGTTTGGTTTTCAAACGTTTCGCTAAGAGCACAAGTATGA
- a CDS encoding DUF1624 domain-containing protein, giving the protein MKRQISIDATRGLVMLLMLVDHAREFFYYHAQVSDPVNIATTPADLFFTRLSAHLCAPVFVALTGLAAYLYQSKNGKSATSEFLLKRGLFLIVLELTVISFGWSFSFTPSMMFLQVIWAIGVSMICLSGILWLPRKALIALGLTIVIGHNILDPISFDSGIAHTLWAIIHDRGIIDIFGMKVRTSYPVLPWIGVITLGFGIGPWFSTNQESKNKNLINTGLIFLITFLLLRMINIYGEPLPWKIENNFVQTVMSFFNLTKYPPSLDFLLLTLGTGMLLLRGLEKETRFTRFLAVFGSTPLFYYMVHIYLLNVIHTSLKVFFGPNVGNHFSVPNVMSLWLIAAALVPVLWYLCRWYGKIKKGSSNPIFKYI; this is encoded by the coding sequence ATGAAAAGACAAATCTCCATCGACGCTACTCGGGGACTGGTCATGCTACTTATGTTAGTGGATCACGCTCGAGAATTTTTTTATTACCATGCTCAGGTTTCGGATCCGGTCAATATCGCGACCACTCCTGCTGATCTTTTCTTCACCAGACTTTCGGCCCATCTCTGTGCTCCGGTGTTTGTGGCCCTGACGGGTTTAGCAGCGTATTTATATCAAAGCAAAAATGGGAAAAGTGCCACTTCGGAATTTCTCTTAAAGCGCGGATTGTTTCTGATTGTTTTGGAACTAACCGTAATTAGCTTTGGATGGAGCTTCTCTTTCACTCCTTCAATGATGTTCCTCCAAGTTATCTGGGCGATTGGAGTCTCAATGATTTGCCTCTCTGGAATTCTCTGGCTTCCAAGGAAAGCACTCATTGCTCTAGGTCTTACCATTGTGATTGGACATAATATACTCGACCCCATTTCATTTGATTCTGGTATCGCCCACACGCTTTGGGCAATTATTCATGATCGAGGTATAATCGACATTTTTGGTATGAAAGTCAGAACATCATATCCGGTTTTACCTTGGATTGGTGTTATTACTCTTGGGTTCGGAATCGGGCCATGGTTCTCGACGAATCAAGAAAGCAAAAACAAAAATTTAATCAACACCGGACTTATCTTTCTGATCACGTTCCTTCTTTTAAGAATGATCAATATCTACGGAGAACCACTTCCATGGAAAATCGAAAACAACTTCGTTCAAACAGTCATGTCCTTCTTCAATCTAACGAAGTATCCGCCTTCATTGGATTTCCTCCTGCTTACGTTGGGAACAGGCATGCTTCTACTAAGAGGTCTCGAGAAAGAAACTCGTTTCACGCGGTTTCTGGCAGTGTTTGGAAGTACCCCACTTTTCTACTATATGGTTCACATCTATTTATTGAACGTGATTCACACATCTCTCAAGGTCTTCTTCGGGCCTAATGTTGGGAATCACTTTAGCGTCCCGAATGTAATGAGTTTATGGTTGATCGCGGCCGCCTTAGTCCCCGTACTTTGGTACTTATGCAGATGGTACGGAAAAATTAAGAAAGGAAGCTCCAACCCCATTTTCAAGTACATATAA
- a CDS encoding alpha/beta fold hydrolase produces MKKPLCVFLHGYPNNPLLWKEQIEKMQDQFTILNLALPGSTNGLVSQSELKLEKIVRNIVAEITAQNKDEIILIGHDVGSFILSEVSKHLSNKVKAQVFMAGMDFKLFRKRLLSSTQFFKSWYVFLLQIPGLSEAFVAKFRPLLSKNVYDMSHIAENASLRTEAPFGFTPIGLYRELRTGMFLSTPKKSQVPTLLLFGKDDKFIKAPNSQDIRPFYSEAEVKVLDGGHWFLRENPELVNQTIQNFLQKAAL; encoded by the coding sequence ATGAAAAAACCACTTTGTGTTTTCCTTCATGGCTATCCAAACAATCCGCTTCTTTGGAAAGAGCAGATTGAGAAGATGCAGGATCAATTTACGATCTTAAATCTTGCTCTACCTGGCAGCACCAACGGCCTTGTTTCTCAATCTGAGTTGAAATTAGAAAAAATCGTTAGAAATATTGTGGCCGAGATTACTGCTCAAAATAAAGATGAGATCATTCTCATTGGCCATGACGTTGGAAGCTTCATCCTTTCAGAAGTTTCTAAACATCTTTCAAATAAGGTCAAGGCCCAGGTCTTTATGGCCGGCATGGACTTCAAACTCTTCCGCAAGCGTCTTCTCTCATCAACTCAGTTCTTCAAATCTTGGTATGTATTTCTGCTTCAAATCCCGGGTCTCTCTGAGGCCTTCGTCGCTAAGTTTCGTCCTCTACTTTCGAAAAATGTCTACGACATGTCTCACATTGCAGAAAATGCATCACTAAGAACTGAAGCTCCTTTTGGCTTTACGCCGATTGGTCTTTATCGAGAGCTAAGAACGGGAATGTTTCTTTCAACGCCAAAGAAGTCTCAGGTTCCGACACTCCTTCTTTTTGGGAAAGACGATAAATTTATCAAAGCACCAAACTCACAAGACATACGTCCCTTTTACTCTGAAGCTGAAGTAAAGGTTTTAGACGGTGGTCACTGGTTTTTAAGAGAAAATCCGGAACTCGTAAATCAGACGATTCAGAATTTTCTTCAAAAGGCGGCCCTATGA
- a CDS encoding fatty acid desaturase: protein MKITFANFRKDPFFFFKYFTAQMLIMMVLGFLCKDLVSSELSLNLNHLLVLPLAVVFGLQLPVALHNAVHFNIKPRMLNEIVGEICGFFVLFGMAPFRISHVLHHANADDHELDPHPPMGKNFLYFLATTQLNTVRVISNQYFSIHGRSAKTYSIMGTQMAAYYVGLALRAFIWWKVLGPTYFVAFYLPAYLTNLVVFAHINWATHKTMEDGSVEIVNLNHNLYYKTVNFLGAGAYYHLNHHLKPNLYDPSKYEAPVAKKPKLCLVEEISA from the coding sequence ATGAAAATTACTTTCGCAAATTTTCGCAAAGACCCTTTTTTCTTCTTCAAGTATTTCACAGCTCAGATGCTAATCATGATGGTTCTTGGCTTCCTATGCAAAGACCTGGTTTCATCTGAACTGTCTTTGAACCTCAATCATCTCTTAGTTCTTCCACTTGCAGTGGTTTTTGGTCTTCAATTACCTGTGGCACTTCATAACGCCGTTCACTTTAATATTAAGCCGAGAATGCTCAATGAAATCGTGGGCGAAATCTGCGGCTTCTTCGTACTGTTTGGTATGGCCCCATTCAGAATCAGCCACGTCCTTCACCACGCGAATGCTGATGATCACGAGCTTGATCCACATCCTCCAATGGGAAAGAACTTCTTGTACTTCCTTGCCACAACTCAACTGAATACAGTTCGCGTAATCAGTAACCAATACTTTAGTATCCACGGTCGCTCTGCAAAGACTTATTCAATTATGGGCACGCAGATGGCGGCCTACTATGTAGGTCTTGCTTTGCGGGCATTCATTTGGTGGAAGGTCTTGGGACCAACTTACTTCGTGGCCTTCTACTTACCGGCCTATTTAACAAACTTAGTGGTATTCGCTCACATCAACTGGGCAACACATAAGACAATGGAAGATGGCTCAGTTGAAATTGTGAACCTTAATCACAATCTTTACTATAAGACGGTAAACTTCCTAGGTGCCGGTGCTTACTATCATCTTAACCATCACTTAAAACCGAATCTTTATGATCCTTCTAAGTACGAGGCTCCGGTGGCGAAGAAGCCCAAGCTTTGTCTGGTTGAGGAGATCTCTGCCTGA